One Eubacteriales bacterium mix99 genomic window carries:
- the mobC gene encoding plasmid mobilization relaxosome protein MobC → MIRVTPEEKALIQKKMQQFGTENFSRYARKMLIDGYVIHVDLSQFQMLAGEVNKVGININQIAKTVNASGMTYPDEMEHLKEMVNEIWRLLKSFLSDLLSKSR, encoded by the coding sequence ATCATCCGGGTAACGCCGGAAGAAAAGGCGCTCATTCAGAAGAAAATGCAGCAGTTCGGCACGGAAAATTTCAGCCGCTACGCCCGTAAAATGCTCATTGATGGATATGTGATTCACGTTGACCTGAGCCAGTTCCAGATGCTCGCCGGAGAGGTGAACAAGGTCGGCATCAACATCAACCAGATTGCAAAGACCGTGAACGCCAGCGGCATGACTTACCCCGATGAAATGGAGCACCTGAAGGAGATGGTTAATGAAATATGGCGGTTACTAAAATCATTCCTATCCGATTTACTATCGAAAAGTCGGTAG
- a CDS encoding relaxase/mobilization nuclease domain-containing protein, with protein sequence MAVTKIIPIRFTIEKSVDYICNQHKTGDCLYIHSEHCVPQMAALTFRHHLDQARAGGNTIGRHLIQSFAPGEVSPEVAHEIGKKLASETLGGKHAFVMATHVDRGHIHNHFVWGVADVETHKKYHSNKRSYHDIRDASDRLCEEYSLSVIAPQGVGKSYTEYHAKKEGTSWKAKLKAAIMRRILYDAE encoded by the coding sequence ATGGCGGTTACTAAAATCATTCCTATCCGATTTACTATCGAAAAGTCGGTAGATTATATTTGCAATCAACACAAGACCGGCGATTGTCTGTACATTCATTCCGAGCATTGCGTTCCGCAGATGGCGGCGCTGACTTTCCGGCATCACCTCGACCAAGCTCGCGCGGGCGGCAACACCATCGGGCGGCACTTGATTCAGTCCTTTGCGCCGGGAGAAGTTTCACCCGAGGTGGCGCATGAGATTGGCAAAAAGCTGGCCTCTGAAACCCTCGGCGGGAAGCATGCTTTTGTCATGGCGACCCATGTTGACCGTGGGCACATCCATAATCATTTCGTGTGGGGTGTTGCCGATGTGGAAACCCATAAAAAGTATCATTCAAACAAGCGCAGCTATCACGACATCCGCGATGCCAGCGACCGCCTGTGCGAGGAATACAGCCTGTCGGTCATCGCACCGCAGGGCGTAGGCAAGAGCTACACCGAGTACCACGCCAAGAAAGAAGGTACGAGCTGGAAGGCCAAGCTCAAGGCGGCGATTATGCGGAGGATTCTTTATGACGCAGAATAA